Proteins encoded within one genomic window of Nonomuraea gerenzanensis:
- a CDS encoding tetratricopeptide repeat protein has product MSALASAPDVKVQVLCGLGGLGKTTVGLLLAQELRTMGRLVWWVEATSRSHIENLLLRVAQDELGAPVKAVEEALAGRRNAADVFWKAIRRAGKGDEFALVLDNADDPQAVLAAPGGQVCDGNGWIRVSQKCLTIVTSRDRDPATWGPLCDLHEIKPISVESAALVLRDLAPRAPDPECARALAQRLYCLPLALHLAGASIAWTRAEYQSFAAYLGALQQGIPQLLDPHPRSLQLIGQNSDRRIITRTWQLSLQTLQRQDVNAAAVLAITMAQLADAHTIPQTVLDPNLLASILPGTTSHDVHAALEALTRVGLIDDHSDENVPGMRLHPLVAETLRAAPPSVGLGSSLRRVDAIRLAWMTALRALRAATAGVDPYCPGHWPMGALLEQHLRALIERSPAKLRRVWVRELHYSAAAIVDTLREYGSYSRALNLAQATMAMEPLLPGRDSARLKVHHSMANVLHKLGRFADAEAAFRSLLAYRERAFGSGHPETLLTRHNLATTLHKSGKVHEAEEGYRSVLVDRERVLGADHPHTMLTRHNLGLALHDIGRFRLAEKTYREVLCDQTRVLGPDHPQTLRTQHNLATVLHDRKCIRGAGVALAEVLAARERVLGVDHPDTLLTRHNFAVNLHERGKSREAQDVLRKVLADRERVLGQEHPHTELTRRYLASVSHDGEASPSETPFEVSVKPVQLPPRGV; this is encoded by the coding sequence TTGAGCGCCCTGGCGAGCGCGCCTGACGTCAAGGTGCAGGTGCTGTGCGGGCTGGGTGGACTGGGAAAGACCACCGTCGGACTCTTGCTGGCACAGGAACTCAGAACAATGGGCCGACTGGTGTGGTGGGTAGAAGCAACGAGTCGCAGCCATATCGAGAATCTCCTGCTGCGGGTGGCGCAGGACGAGCTTGGTGCACCTGTGAAGGCTGTCGAGGAGGCGCTGGCAGGCCGGCGTAATGCCGCTGACGTCTTCTGGAAGGCGATACGACGAGCCGGAAAAGGGGATGAGTTCGCCTTGGTACTGGATAATGCTGATGATCCACAAGCCGTACTGGCGGCACCGGGTGGCCAGGTCTGTGACGGCAACGGCTGGATAAGAGTCAGTCAAAAATGTTTGACGATTGTCACGTCTCGTGACCGCGATCCGGCAACGTGGGGTCCTCTGTGTGATTTACACGAAATCAAGCCTATCAGCGTTGAGTCCGCGGCACTCGTACTGCGCGATCTTGCTCCACGTGCCCCTGATCCTGAATGCGCACGCGCTCTCGCCCAGCGGCTCTATTGTCTGCCTTTGGCCTTGCATCTGGCTGGCGCCTCCATCGCATGGACGCGTGCCGAGTATCAGAGCTTCGCCGCCTATCTTGGGGCACTGCAACAAGGGATACCCCAGCTGCTCGACCCACATCCCCGCTCGCTGCAGCTGATCGGCCAGAACTCAGACCGGCGGATCATAACCCGAACCTGGCAACTGTCCCTGCAAACCCTTCAGCGGCAGGACGTCAATGCGGCTGCCGTACTGGCGATCACCATGGCACAACTGGCGGATGCGCACACCATCCCTCAGACTGTGCTCGATCCGAACCTGCTTGCTTCGATTCTGCCTGGGACGACGTCACATGACGTACATGCGGCGCTGGAAGCGCTAACCCGGGTCGGCCTCATCGATGACCACAGTGACGAGAATGTGCCTGGGATGCGCCTGCACCCGCTGGTGGCCGAGACCCTGCGGGCAGCTCCACCATCCGTCGGCCTCGGTTCATCGCTGAGACGCGTCGACGCCATCCGTCTGGCATGGATGACGGCGCTTCGGGCCTTGCGCGCCGCGACCGCCGGCGTGGATCCCTATTGTCCTGGTCATTGGCCGATGGGAGCCCTGCTGGAACAGCACCTACGTGCCCTCATCGAGCGGAGCCCGGCAAAACTCCGGCGCGTGTGGGTACGTGAGCTGCACTACAGTGCCGCCGCGATTGTCGATACTCTGCGCGAGTACGGCTCTTACAGCCGGGCCCTGAATCTGGCGCAGGCCACCATGGCCATGGAACCCCTCCTGCCCGGCCGTGACTCCGCCAGACTCAAGGTCCATCACAGCATGGCGAACGTCCTCCACAAACTTGGGCGATTCGCAGATGCGGAAGCCGCGTTCCGTAGCCTTCTGGCGTATCGAGAACGTGCTTTTGGGAGCGGGCATCCTGAGACGTTACTTACGCGGCATAATCTTGCCACTACCTTGCACAAGAGCGGTAAGGTGCACGAGGCCGAGGAGGGCTACCGAAGCGTCCTGGTCGATCGCGAACGCGTACTGGGTGCTGACCACCCGCACACCATGCTCACGCGACACAATCTGGGACTCGCGCTGCATGATATCGGCCGGTTCCGGCTCGCGGAGAAAACCTACCGAGAAGTTTTGTGCGACCAGACGCGAGTGCTGGGGCCTGACCATCCGCAAACTCTACGGACCCAGCACAATCTCGCCACAGTGCTGCATGACCGTAAATGTATACGGGGAGCGGGAGTAGCCTTGGCGGAGGTCTTGGCAGCGCGGGAACGGGTATTGGGAGTAGATCATCCGGACACGCTGCTCACTCGGCATAACTTCGCCGTCAACCTGCATGAACGAGGAAAGTCCCGCGAGGCGCAGGACGTCCTCCGTAAGGTTCTGGCTGATCGTGAACGAGTCCTCGGCCAAGAGCATCCACACACTGAACTCACTCGCCGCTATCTTGCATCAGTGTCACATGACGGCGAAGCATCCCCGAGCGAGACACCTTTCGAGGTGTCGGTGAAACCTGTGCAGCTTCCTCCGAGGGGTGTGTAG